Genomic DNA from Halomonas sp. BDJS001:
CCATGGTTAGCTCAAGGCCGCCATACTCCTCCGGGATTGAGAGCCCGAACAGCCCCATCTCTTTCATTTCGGCAAGAATTTCCGGGGGTACCGCGTCCTCCTCTGCCAGTCTCGCCTCATTGGGAATTAAGCGCTCACGGACAAAACGGGCGATGGTATCGACAAGCTGGTTAATCAATTCGGGATCGCGAATCATGACGGCTCCTGGCGGCAACGGGTTTTATAGTTAGCGTTATCATTCGAAGTAGCGCTGGGTGTGGAAAGCGCTTTAATTTTGCATAGCAAAACTATTGTCCACTAATCTTGTCAGGCACTTTTGCATAGCCTAGGATGGCGAGTCAATAATTGAAACACCATTTTGCAATGCAGAACAAAATGTACAAAAACTCCCTTTTGCAGAGAGGATTTAGCGTATGTCTAATGAATCAACACCTTCACCTTTCACCACGCTTGGTATTGTCGGTACGGGTGCCATGGGTCGTGGCATCGCGCAACTGGCTGCCCAAGCTGGCCTGAAGGTCATACTGTTCGATGTTAAAGAGGGTGCTGTAGAAGAAGCCAAAACGTTTATCAATGGCCTATGGGAGAGAAGTGCTGAGAAGCAGCGCATTACTCAACAGCAGGCGCAGCAGTATAGTGAACAATTGATAGAGGCAAGTGAACTTGCCGGGCTGGCGCCATGCGATATCGTCGTGGAAGCCATTGTCGAAAAGCTTGAGGCCAAGCAGGGTCTGTTCAGCGATTTAGAAGCGATCGTCAGCCAGCAGACGGTGTTAGCGACCAATACCTCTTCGCTCTCTGTCACGGCCATTGCCGCCACCTGCCAGCATCCCGAGCGGGTCATCGGCTTTCACTTCTTTAACCCCGTGCCGCTGATGAAAATTGCCGAGGTCATCCCTGGCCTGCGTACCCACCATAAGGTGACTCAGCGGGTCAGTGCTCTCGGTCAAGCCATGGGCCACTTTACCGCCCAGGCCACGGATACCCCTGGGTTTCTGGTTAACCATGCCGGGCGTGCCTTCGGTACCGAAGCGCTGCGAATTTTAGGCGAAAGCGTTACTGACCCGGCGACCATTGACCGCATTATGGTCGATCAAGGCGGGTTCAGAATGGGGCCGTTTACCCTGTTGGATCTTACCGGCCTGGATGTTTCCCACGCCGTGATGGAGTCGGTTTATCACCAGTACTATGAAGAGGCGCGTTTTCGCCCTTCACCTCTGACCCGGCAACGCCTGGCTGCGGGCTTGCTGGGGCGTAAAACCGGCGAAGGCTTTTACCGCTATGTGGAAGGCAAGCAGCAAATGCCGGATGAACCTGCCATTGAAACCGTGCCCGCCCGCCCGGTTTGGATCAGCCAGGATGACTCCGAAAGCGCCTCGGCTCTCGCTGAATTGGTAAACGCGGCGAGCTGGCCATTAGAAACTGGTGCACAGCCTAGTCAACAAGCGCTCTGTCTGCTGACGCCTTTTGGTGAAGACGCTACCAACTGCGCCCTACGCCAGGGGCTAGATGCCAAGCAGTGCGTGGCCGTGGATATGCTTGCTGGGCTCGATAAACGCCGCAGCCTGATGACCACACCGATAACTCAGCACGCCTTTATTCAAGCCGCGCAAAGCCTGCTCAATCATGACGGCACCCCGGTGAGCACGCTTCAGGACAGTAACGGCTTTGTGCTTCAACGGGTAATTGCCTGCATCGTTAACGTGGGTGCTGACATTGCTCAACAAGGGGTTGCCGAACCCGCGACTATCGACCGGGCGGTTGAGCTTGGCCTGGGCTACCCCTTCGGCCCGCTGCGCATGGGCGACCATTACGGCGCCACGCGCATTATGACGATACTAACCAATCTGCTTGAGGCCACCGGTGACCCGCGCTATCGACCCAGTCCGTGGCTGCGCCGCCGTGCCGCACTGCACATGTCGCTAACCACTGCTTAAAAAAACAACAGGAAAACCATCATGCAAGACGCCTACATTTACGACGGTTTACGCACCCCTTTTGGTCGCCACGGCGGCAGCTTAGCGGCTATCCGCCCCGATGAACTGCTGGGTTTAACCCTTAAAGCACTGGTCGCCCGCAACCCCTTCGCCCCAGAAAGTTATGAAGAGGTACTGGCAGGCTGCACCAACCAGGCAGGGGAGGACTCCCGTAACGTGGCCCGTCACGGAGCGCTGCTCGCTGGCCTGCCTATTGAAGTCGCCGGACAAACCGTCAACCGTCTTTGTGGCAGCGGCTTAGCGGCAATGATGGACGCTGCCCGAGCGGCGCGCCTGGGGGAAGGCGAGCTATTCCTAGCCGGTGGCGTTGAGTCGATGTCCCGCGCACCCTACGTATTAGGTAAAGCAGACTCCCCTTTTGCTCGCAATCAGCCAATGTTTGACACGGTGATTGGCTCGCGTTTTCCCAACCCTAGGCTTGCCAAAGAGTACGGCAGCCACAGCATGCCGGAAACCGCCGACAATATTGCCCACGATCTGAGTATTGGCCGCGACGCCAGCGATGCCTTTGCCGCCCGCTCCCAGTCGCGCTACGCCCAAGCGCTGGCCTCAGGTTTTTACGACGGCGAAATGTTTGGCGTTGAGGTGCCCCAAGGGCGTAAACAGCCGCCACTGTTGGTGGATAAAGACGAACACCCCCGCCCACAAAGCACCGAAGACAAACTGGCCCAACTGGGCCCGCTATTCGAGGGTGGCGTTGTCACCGCCGGAAATGCCTCAGGCCTCAATGACGGCGCTGCTGCCATGATTGTCGGCACCAAGGCCGCCGGTGAGCGTGTGGGCTTAGCACCACGCGCGCGCATTGTCGCCAGCGCCGTTGCCGGTGTGGCACCAAGGGTTATGGGGTTAGGGCCAGTACCCGCTTCACAAAAGGCGCTGGCACGAGCCGGGCTTACCCTTGAGCAGATGGATGTAATTGAAATTAACGAAGCGTTCGCCGTTCAGGTACTTGGTTGCATACAGCAGTTGGGGCTCTCCGTTGATGATCCACGCTTGAATGCCAACGGCGGCGCTATCGCCATTGGTCACCCTCTGGGAGCTTCAGGAGCACGTTTGGCGCTTACGGCTCTCCGTCAGCTTGAGGCGACCGGTGGGCGCTACGCGTTGGTCACCATGTGCATCGGCGTCGGTCAGGGCATTGCCACAATTATCGAGCGTCTGGACGGCTGATTTAGTGTCAAACAGCCGCTATTTCGTTGATAGGCATGAACGCTGCGTCTAAGTAGATATGCGATACTGGGCGCCATAAGCCACCTATTGTTGGGATATTGAATGCACCCCACCGACACTGATGCTGACGACCCGCAGTTGCCCGGAAAAGATCGCAACTTTGTGACTGCCCTCGCACGCGGTTTAGAGTTGCTGCGCGCCTTTGGCGCAGGTGAAGAGTATTTAGGCAATGCTGAGCTGTCCAACCGTACAAGTATCCCTCGCCCTACGGTGTCAAGGTTAACCTATACCCTGACACAGTTGGGCTATCTCCAGCACAATACCCACCTGGAAAAGTACCGCCTTGGTCCAGGTGTCTTAGCCTTGGGGTATCGCTTTCTCGCCAATATGGGCATTCGCGAAATTGCCCGCCCGCATCTGCAAAATTTGCCGATGCCACCGACTGTAACGTTAGCCTGGGCGGGGCCGACCGCAGCGATATGGTCTATTTGGAAACCTGCCATGGTCATGGCCCGCTAATCATTCGCCTGGACACAGGCTCCCGCCTGCCCATTGCTACTTCTGCGATTGGTCGTGCCTGGCTATGCGGTTTAACGGACGAACGGCGCCAGCAGGTGCTTCAAGAGTTGGCCAGCGAATATGGCAACGACTGGCCGCGTTATGAAGCAGGCATACAACAGAGCTTCAAAGACTATGCGCAGTACGGTTTTTGCCTCTCTGAGCAGGATTGGCAGCGCGATATTAGCGCGGTCGCCATGCCGCTGATTTTGGAAGATGGCGCTGAGGTCATGGCAATCAATTGCGGTGGCTCCAGCCTACGCCTGGATCATGACCGTTTGGTCAACAACCTGGGCCCAAGGCTCAAAGAAGTCGCTAACCAGATAAAGCAGGAATTGGCCCCCAGGTATCGTTCTGGTAGATAGCTTTGCGCTAGGAAGACTTTAACTAACGCTCGTTTGAATGCATCATAGCTCTCTAATCAAGCGCATTAATAATGCATCGATACTATTAGCGCCAAGGAGAGGGGATGCCAAGCGAGTGGATTGCGCGTCATGATCAAACGTTAGCACTACAGGGCGAGTGGACGCTTGCCAATTATCGCGATATCAAATCAGCGCTTTCTCATTACACAGTCAAAACCCCAGCGCGAAACGAGGCTGGGGCTGAGTCTGTCTCCTTAAAAGCTATCACCCGCCTCGATACGGCCGGTGCCGTGCTGGTGATTGAACTGATTGGCGTTGAGAGAGCGCAAAAAGTATCCGACTGGGCGGGTGAGCTGCCAACAGAGCAGCAGGCACTGCTTGTGCGTATTGCCGAGGCCATGGAAACACCGCTTGACATCGAGCCTCCCTCTTATTCGCGCCTCAGCCAAGCGCTTGCCACGGTAGGTGGACACATGGTGGGGCTTTGGTCTCAGCAGCGCCAACTGCTGGCCTTTATTGGCCTGGTCATTGCCACCCTATTCCAACTGATATTCCGGCCACGTCGTTGGCGCGTAACCGCCACGGTAGCGCACGTTCAGCAGAGCGGCCTGAATGCGGTACCCATCGTTGCCCTACTGACATTTATGGTAGGTGCCGTGGTGGCGTTCCTGGGCGCGACCGTTTTGCAGGATTTCGGCGCCACGGTGTATACCATCGACCTGGTGGCGTTCTCTTTCTTGCGGGAATTTGGTGTTCTGCTTGCCGCTATCCTATTAGCGGGGCGAACCGCCAGCGCCTTTACGGCGCAAATTGGCGCCATGAAATCCAATGAAGAGATTGATGCCCTTCAAGCGCAGGGACTAGACCCTATTGAGCTTTTGGTGCTGCCCCGGGTTATGGCGATGTTAGTTAGCCTGCCCATGCTGGCATTTGTGGGTATGCTCAGTGGTTTGGCAGGTGGCGCCATGGTGGCTGCTCTCTCCCTGGATATTTCCCTCACCCAGTTTATTAACACGCTGCAAAAAGACGTGTCGGTGACGCACTTTTTGGTAGGACTTAGCAAAGCGCCGGTGTTTGCGTTTGTGATCGCCGTTATTGGCTGCCTGGAAGGCTTTAAGGTCAGCGGCAGCGCCCAATCCGTCGGGGCACATACCACCTCCAGTGTGGTGCAGTCGATTTTTATGGTGATTCTGATTGATGCCCTTGCCGCGCTGTTCTTTATGGAGATGGGCTGGTAATGGATGCAGAGTCGAATAAGCTAGAGTCAAATAAGCGACCAGTAATCAAGGTTCGGGGGTTAGTGAACCAGTTCGGCACCCATGTGGTTCACGAAAATTTAGATCTCACCCTTGAGCGCGGTGAAATTCTTGGCATTGTGGGAGGTTCCGGCACCGGAAAATCCGTGCTTTTACGCAGTATTGTCGGTTTAAAACGTCCCAATGGCGGCACGGTTGAAGTCCTTGGCACCCCCCTTAGCGAGCTAAACGAGGAGCAGCGTAGCCAAATAGAGCGCCGCTTTGGGGTGCTGTTTCAGCGCGGCGCACTATTTAGCTCGTTGAACCTGCAAGAGAATATCGCGCTGCCGTTGATCGAGCATGCCAAACTGCCGCGTGAAGACGCCGAGCATCTTGCCAGGATCAAGCTTTCGCTGGTCGGGCTTCCGCCACAGGCCGCGCTGCAATTTCCCGAATCCCTATCGGGCGGCATGATTAAGCGCGCCGCCCTGGCCCGTGCCTTAGCGCTAGATCCCGACATTCTGTTTCTCGATGAGCCTACCGCGGGGCTTGACCCTATTGGCGCGGCGGCCTTCGATCAATTGCTGGTGACCCTACGCGATGCGCTGGGGTTCAGCGTTTTTCTGGTCACCCATGATCTGGATACTCTCTACGCCGCCTGCGACCGGGTCGCCGTACTCTCGCAGAAACACGTGCTGGTGGTCGATACCATCGACAAGGTATCAGAGACTGACGATGAATGGATTCAGGAGTACTTTCACGGGCCCCGCGGCAGAGCTGCACAAGAAGCTCATACCGCCTCTTCAACTAACGCTAACGTCCAGGAGTGACTGCACATGGAAACACGGGCGCATCACGTTTTAATCGGCCTTTTCACGCTGGCCACTGCCGCTGGCGCGTTACTGTTTGCACTATGGATGAGTTATGCAGCAGGTGAACGGAGCTATCAACCCTACCGTATCCTCTTTGAACGCAGCGTAAGCGGCCTGTCCGAAGGAAGCAAGGTACAGTACAACGGTATTGAGGTAGGCGATGTCACCGAGCTGATTCTGAACCCGGATGATCCACGCCAAGTGATTGCCAATATCCGCGTATACGAAGATGCGCCGATTAAAACAGATACGCGCGCCCGACTCGCCTTTGCCAGTATTACTGGCAGCATGTCGGTTCAGCTTCACGGCGGTACCCCAGAGAGCCCACGCCTGGTTGATCAAACCAACGATGAAGTTCCATTTATTCAGGCCGATCCCTCCCCCATCGCCACGCTATTCGATGAGGGTGAAGAGATGATCGAGAACATCAATTCGATCCTGCAAAACGTTAACGAACTGTTTGACGATAATAACCGTGAGCAGGCAGGCAATATCTTGACCAACATTGCCCAGATTACTGAGATGATTGCCACTCAGCAGGAAGCGCTTGATAACAATATGGCCCTGTTTGGCGATGCTGCGCGTCAGGCAACCACTACCCTCACCAGCATTGATGAACTCAGCCATGAAGCCACTCTGCTGTTACGCGAGGATGGCCGCATAGTCATGCAGAGCGCTGCCGATGCGAGCCGCGATGTGGCCCGCGCCGCCCAGCGTATTGAGCAGCTCGTGGAGAGTAACGCAGGCGCCGTTGAAGGGAGCTTGCAGGGTGCCCAGGATATTGCCCCAGCGCTCTCTTCACTGCGCTCCACGCTGAGCACGCTGGATCGTATTACCCGCCAGCTGGAAGAGAGCCCGACGGACTTTTTTCTGGGCCGTGACCAGGTAGAGGAGTTTCGCCCATGAGTTTACGTATTCCCGCCATACTTCTAATCAGTGTTGCACTACTCAGTGCCGGCTGTTCGATTCTGCCCGAAAGCGAGCCAGCTACCCTTTACCGTTTGCCTGCGAGCGATTTGCCGTCTTCGACCACCTCATCCAATAGCACTAACCAACGCCTGGGCATTGCCGATCCCGAAGCGGGGCACCTACTCAGTAGCAACCGAATTGTGGTCTACCCCGAGGGAAATGTTGTCAATGTATATGAGGGCGCCCGCTGGCATGAAGATACCCCCGACCTTATCAAGGCGCGCTTGATTGAAGGGCTACAGCAGAGCCAGCTGTTTGCTGGTGTGGGTAGTGACCGTCTGCCCCACGATCTGCTGCTACTCAGTGAACTGCGCCATTTTCAGAGCGACTATGTGACCAATCCACCCACGGTGAAGGTGCAGCTCAATGTTCAACTGGTCAGCCCTCAAAACCGAACACCACTTGCGGCAATGAATTTCAGCACCAGCGCGCAAGCGCGCAGCGTCGATATTACCGATGTGGTGGATGCGTTTGGCAACGCTAGCGACGAGCTTACTGTGCAGTTGGCCGACTGGTTAGCGCAGCAGACCAGAGTGATAAACCGCCCTCAGCGTTAATCAATGGCGCTACTGGTTAGTTAATTTTTTCACAAAATCCCGCGGGTCACGGGGATAGTAGCGCTCGGGCTGGCTTTCCAGGTGGGCGAAATAGCGCGTATCCTTATAGGGCATTTTCATAAAGCCGGAGACCCCCAGGCCTTCAATTTGGTTTACCGATGCAAGAATACTGGCCAGCAACGTGCGAAATTCATGCTCCTTGTCAGGATCAAGTAAACGGTAGTAGCTATGAATTTTAAGATGCTGCGGCAGCGCTTCAAAAATGATCATACCGGTGTGGTGAATATCATTGAGCTGCTGCAGCACGCGCATTATCGATTCAGGCAGTACGAGTAGCTCTTCGGGGTCGGGCCCATCTTCGAAATAGCTGTGTTGGCGGGTGCGATCTTCAAGCTCCGGCACCGCGCTCAGCTCATAGTTTATTGCCATATTCGGCTCGCTAACAAAGGCGTCATCCGCTGAAGCACGCTCTAAGTGCAGTGTTTGGCGGGCATTAAACAGGCAGCTTTTAAAAACCCCTTGGCGATGAATCGCTCTAGCCAGGTGCACCATATTATTAACCGCCTCGATAAAGGCAGGCTTGAGCGCCGGGTCGTGCAAATTTAGCGACGAATCGATATACACCCCTTCCCGCTCCCAGCGAACCGCCAAGCCTCCTACCACAGGATATTTCCCCAGTCGGCTCACCGATGCCAAAAAAGCCTTTTCGGTCTCCCCCATCCCCTGCATAAACTGCTTGTAGTAGCGGTCAAGCTGTACATCGTTAACGTCATTGAGAGTTTCCTGTGCATTTGCTTCGCGTAGAAAAGCTTTACGCGAGCTATACACCACGGTATCGATTTCTTGATGCGCAGGACGCACCCATACTGGCACCAGCGGCACATTGAGCGCTGCAGGCAGATCGATCATCACAACCCTGGCCATGCGTGGCATGTTATTTAAAAAGTAGTCGCCCGCTTTGCGCCGCACCTGAGGGTCTGGATCGAGCATCCCATCCAGGGTGCGGGCAAACTCCATGGGCAAGCCCAGCGAGCTGGCGGGAATCGCCCGATGACCAAAGCGACAAGACTGCGCTGACGCCAGCGCATACAGGGTTCCCGCCGCTCCTTGCTCATCGAACCGCGGCGATGAGAGTGCGCCGTTTAACTGCTCTTCGCCGATAAAGTAGACATCGCCCAAGCGGGCATTGGTCTGCTGCAAGTTATCGGACATTAGCTCCATTACGTTGGCACCCACAAACTGCAGCTGGGCGTCTAGCTGAGCAAAGACCGATGAGCCCCAGTCGATTAGCGCAATGGATTCATGCTCGGCATCAAACACCAAGTTGGAGGGTTTGATATCGCCATGCACCACCGGTCGCGCCTGGTGACCAGATTCACGGCGCAGAGCCATCAGGATATCGGCGAGCTGCGCCGCCATGCGCACAATCAGGCGTGGAGAGAGGCGCCCCTGCTTGAGCGATACCTGCTCTAAATTCCAGCCGGGTGCACGCTCCATGACCAGAATCGACTGCCCCCGAGAGCGTTGGTAGGCAATGAGACCTGGAATACGTGGATGGGAGACCTGCTCCAGCATGAACGCCTCCTCTTCGAGGCGCTCCTGCAGATGGGTGGGCAAGGTGATGCGTGAAAACTTAAACACGTAGTGGGCGGTTGCGCCCTTGTGGCTGGTACGACCTGCAAACACAAAACCGTAGGCGCCCTTACCAATTAACTCGATGTCTTGGTAGCCCAACTGGGTGAGCTGCGCCTGACACAGCGCCACCCAGTCTTTAAGCTTGCGGGCATCGTGATGGCTCAGCAGATAGACCGACTGCTCTTCGGGTATATAGAACTGCTGAAGCGCTGCCTGATACATTGGTTTATACCAACAAATGCTTATAACAACACGGGCTCACGGGCTTATGCCAACACTGTTTTAAACCCCTACTTATTCACGCCAAGTGAAGCAGCATGGTTTCCGGGGCTTCCAGAAAGCCCTTCCAGGCATTACAGAAGCGCGCAATGGTACCGCCATCGATAAAGCGGTGATCCCCCGCCCAGGTGATGGTCATAATCGCCCGACGCTGCACCGCACCCTGCTCATCAAAGCGCGGTAACCATTGGGTTTTACCAATTGCCACTATCGCAGCTTCCGGGGCGTTAATAATCGGTGCTGCGTAGGTACCTCCCAGCGCACCGATATTGGAAATACTAATAGTACCGCCTTTTAAATCAGCCTGATCAACCCGCCCCTCCCGCGCTGAGGTGGTTAGCCGACCGACTTCCTGGGCAATTTCCAGCAGGGTTAAGCGCTCAACGTTTTTCACATTGGGCACCATCAGGCCCGCTTTGCTATCCACTGCCATACCAATATTGCACTGAGGGTAATAGTGCAGCTCATCCCCAGCCGCATTAAGCTGGGCATTAACGATAGGCTCTTCGGCCACCGCCAGCGCCATGGCTTTCATAAAGAACGGCATGAGGGTTAGCCGCTCTCCCTGGGCCTCGACCAACGGCTTTAATCGCTCTCTAAGCGCCAGTAGGGGAGTAACGTCGATCTCTTCGCCGTAGTGAAAATGGGGAATGGTGCTGGCTGCCTCGACCATACGCTTGGCCATCACCGCCCGTACGCCACGCAGTGGCTCCACTCTGGACGCCTGGGTTTCAGGCTGGTTGTTAGCAGTTCGGTTTTTTACAACGGCCTGGCTAGATGAGGCTGCAGCTTGGGATGCTTGGTCAAGATGCGCCAGCACGTCCTCTTTAAGCACCCGGCCATCCTTGCCGCTGCCCGCGATCTCCGTGAGCTGTAGAGAGTGTTCACGCACCAGGCGCCTAACGGCGGGGCTGGCGGGAACCTTGCTATATAGGGGGCCAGCCCCCGGAGTGCCTTTAGCAGTGGGCGGTTCTGCCGCTGTCTCATTCAGCTTTTCACTGGCGGCCGGTTGTATAGCTTCTGGCTCGGCCTCACTCTGATAGCTGTTACTTTGTTGACTGGCTTGGTCGCCGGCCTGGCTACCTCCCTCCACTTGATAGGCAAAGAGCGGCGCATGCACCTTGGCAATTTGCCCCTGGGCCACATAGAGTTTGGTCACGATACCGGCTTCGGGGGCGGTAATCTCCACCAGCGCCTTGTCGGTCATGACTTCGACAATGGGCTGGTCTTCTTCAATTTGATCGCCTTCCGCGACGCGCCACTCGACCACTTCGCACTCAACGATGCCTTCGCCAATATCCGGCAGTAAAAAATCGCTCATTGTTTTTCTCCTCAGCGCTAAAAGTTGACGCTTTCGCGAATCGCTTCAAAAATCTTCAGATGATCAGGCAGATACTCTTTTTCCAGCACCAGCGGAAAAGGCGTATCGAGCCCGGTCACCCGTGTAATGGGCGATTCCAGGTAGAGAAAACAACGCTCTTGAATAGTGGCGGCAATTTCACCGGCAAAGCCGCCGGTTAATGGCGCTTCATGGCTGACCACGAGCCGGCCGGTTTTTAGCACCGATTCAGCCACCGTATCCGCGTCCCAGGGCAGCAGTGAGCGCAAGTCGATCACTTCACAGGCGATGCCCTGCTCTTCGGCTAGCTCAACCGCTTTGCCAATCACTTCCATCTGAGCACCCCAGCCTACTACGGTAATATCGGTACCCTCTTTGGTGATGTCGGCTTCACCAATGGGTAGCTGGTAATCCTCTTCGGGTACCTCACCTACCGCAGCGCGATAGAGACGTTTGGGCTCCAGAAACAGCACCGGATCCGGATCGCGAATCGCGGCAAGCAACAGCCCTTTGGCTTGATAAGGGTTGCGTGGCACCACCACTTTGAGACCCGGGGTATGGGTAAAATAGGCTTCCGGCGATTGTGAGTGATAGAGACCGCCCGCGATGCCGCCGCCGTAAGGGGTACGAATAGTCAGCCCACCTACGTTAAACAGATCGCCGGAGCGGTAGCGGAACTTGGCAGTTTCATTAACGATTTGGTCAAAGGCGGGAAAAATATAGTCGGCGAATTGAATTTCCGCGACAGGCACCGAGCCCTGAGCCGCCAAGCCATTGGCAAAGCCGATAATGCCCTGCTCAACCAGCGGCGTATTAAAACAGCGCGCTTTACCGTACTTCTCCTGCAGGTGGCTGGTGGCCCGAAAGACGCCGCCAAAAATTCCCACGTCTTCACCAAAGCAGATGACTTTTTCATCTTCTGCCATGGCGATATCCAGGGCGTTATTAATCGCCTGGAGCATGTTCATGGTAGCCATATTACGCCTCTCCCTGAGTATCAGTCTCGGTGCCCACATCCAAGTCCAGCGACTTTGCTCCGCGGGGGTAGGCATCCGGGTAGCGACGTATATGGCGCTTTAATTGATCAAATTGACGCTGCAGTGCGGGGGTAACATCGGCATACACATCGCTGATCAGGCTTTCCAGTGGCGGCGATGAGCGCTTCTCTGCGCGCTTCATGGTTTCCAATACTTCACGACGCAGGGTCT
This window encodes:
- a CDS encoding alpha-ketoacid dehydrogenase subunit beta yields the protein MATMNMLQAINNALDIAMAEDEKVICFGEDVGIFGGVFRATSHLQEKYGKARCFNTPLVEQGIIGFANGLAAQGSVPVAEIQFADYIFPAFDQIVNETAKFRYRSGDLFNVGGLTIRTPYGGGIAGGLYHSQSPEAYFTHTPGLKVVVPRNPYQAKGLLLAAIRDPDPVLFLEPKRLYRAAVGEVPEEDYQLPIGEADITKEGTDITVVGWGAQMEVIGKAVELAEEQGIACEVIDLRSLLPWDADTVAESVLKTGRLVVSHEAPLTGGFAGEIAATIQERCFLYLESPITRVTGLDTPFPLVLEKEYLPDHLKIFEAIRESVNF